A single genomic interval of Spinacia oleracea cultivar Varoflay chromosome 6, BTI_SOV_V1, whole genome shotgun sequence harbors:
- the LOC110792552 gene encoding phosphoacetylglucosamine mutase-like isoform X1, translating into MNQEQSSLVLQSSSNFSPPEGVKLSYGTAGFRADATLLKSTVYRVGILAALRSIQTKSVIGLMITASHNQVSDNGIKIADPNGGMLSQLWEPFADSLANVADPFELVQLISDFVSKEIIPLDNVRSAEILLGRDTRPSGEYLLEAAKQGISSIKGAIYHDMGILTTPQLHWMVRARNMGMNSTEHDYFQQLSQSYRCLVELIPDGKKASKSNDKVVVDGANGVGGDKLEVLRELCGDLSIEVRNSSKGEGVLNKGVGADFVQKEKVVPSGFGPIDVGLRCASFDGDADRLVYFLVQPDSKLIDLVDGDKILSLFAHFIKEQLDVLKDNELEKPCDPYHPRLGIVQTAYANGASTAYLKNLGLDVVLTPTGVKYLHEKASEYDIGIYFEANGHGTILFSDTVLSWLEDRNSELSSACTGSEKHKAALRLLAVSKLINQAVGDALSGLLLVEAILLHTGWSIQKWNELYKDLPSRQLTVWQFALFFIVIKVKVVDRTAVVTAKAETVVVQPAGIQEAIDTATAKYRHGRCFIRPSGTEDVIRVYAEAATQEETDSLANSVAKLVDQFLGFGSSQ; encoded by the exons ATGAACCAAGAACAAAGCTCCCTTGTTCTACAATCTTCCTCCAACTTCTCACCACCCGAAG GGGTGAAGTTATCGTATGGAACAGCAGGGTTCAGAGCAGATGCAACCCTGCTAAAATCAACGGTGTACAGGGTTGGAATCTTGGCTGCTTTAAGATCAATCCAAACCAAATCTGTGATTGGATTGATGATCACAGCTTCCCATAATCAAGTGTCTGATAATGGCATCAAAATTGCTGACCCAAATGGTGGAATGTTGTCTCAGCTTTGGGAACCCTTTGCTGATTCCCTTGCCAATGTTGCTGATCCCTTTGAACTTGTTCAG CTTATTAGTGATTTTGTGAGTAAGGAGATCATCCCGCTTGATAATGTCCGTTCAGCAGAGATCTTGCTGGGAAGAGATACTCGTCCCAGTGGAGAATATCTCCTTGAAGCTGCAAAGCAA GGTATCAGCTCAATAAAAGGTGCGATCTACCATGATATGGGAATTTTAACCACCCCACAATTACATTGGATGGTCCGTGCTAGGAATATGGGTATGAATTCAACTGAGCATGATTACTTTCAGCAACTCTCACAGTCCTACAG GTGCTTAGTTGAATTGATCCCAGATGGGAAAAAGGCGAGCAAATCAAATGATAAAGTCGTAGTTGATGGGGCTAATGGTGTAGGAGGTGATAAGCTTGAAGTTTTGAGGGAGTTGTGTGGTGATCTATCAATAGAAGTAAGAAATTCCAGCAAAGGAGAAGGTGTTCTGAACAAAGGAGTTGGAGCTGATTTTGTGCAGAAAGAGAAGGTTGTGCCGTCTGGGTTTGGCCCTATTGATGTTGGACTGAG GTGTGCGAGTTTTGATGGGGATGCGGATAGGCTTGTATATTTTCTTGTGCAACCAGACAGTAAATTAATTGACCTTGTTGATGGGGACAAGATACTATCGTTGTTTGCTCATTTTATTAAAGAGCAATTAGATGTTCTCAAAGACAATGAACTTGAAAAACCATGTGATCCTTATCATCCACGTCTAGGCATAGTGCAAACAGCCTATGCTAATGGGGCATCAACCGCATACCTAAAAAACTTGGGATTGGATGTTGTCTTAACTCCGACTGGAGTGAAATATTTACATGAAAAAGCTTCTGAATATGACATTGGTATATACTTTGAAGCAAATGGCCATGGCACCATATTGTTTTCTGATACTGTACTATCTTGGTTGGAGGATAGAAATAGCGAGCTCTCTTCTGCTTGTACAG GCTCGGAAAAGCACAAGGCCGCGTTGAGATTATTAGCTGTCAGTAAATTGATCAATCAGGCTGTTGGTGATGCTTTGAGTGGATTGCTATTGGTGGAAGCCATCTTACTGCATACAGGATGGTCAATTCAGAAATGGAATGAACTCTACAAAGATCTACCTAGCAGACAGCTTACGGTTTGGCAGTTCGCTTTATTTTTCATAGTTATAAAA GTTAAGGTAGTCGACAGAACAGCAGTTGTTACTGCAAAGGCTGAGACTGTAGTTGTGCAGCCTGCTGGCATCCAAGAAGCAATTGACACTGCAACTG CAAAGTATCGTCATGGACGATGTTTTATCCGGCCATCGGGTACAGAGGACGTCATTCGGGTCTATGCAGAAGCTGCCACTCAAGAAGAGACAGATAGTCTAGCTAATTCAGTAGCAAAGCTTGTAGATCAGTTCCTTGGATTTGGCAGCTCACAATGA
- the LOC110792552 gene encoding phosphoacetylglucosamine mutase-like isoform X2 has product MNQEQSSLVLQSSSNFSPPEGVKLSYGTAGFRADATLLKSTVYRVGILAALRSIQTKSVIGLMITASHNQVSDNGIKIADPNGGMLSQLWEPFADSLANVADPFELVQLISDFVSKEIIPLDNVRSAEILLGRDTRPSGEYLLEAAKQGISSIKGAIYHDMGILTTPQLHWMVRARNMGMNSTEHDYFQQLSQSYRCLVELIPDGKKASKSNDKVVVDGANGVGGDKLEVLRELCGDLSIEVRNSSKGEGVLNKGVGADFVQKEKVVPSGFGPIDVGLRCASFDGDADRLVYFLVQPDSKLIDLVDGDKILSLFAHFIKEQLDVLKDNELEKPCDPYHPRLGIVQTAYANGASTAYLKNLGLDVVLTPTGVKYLHEKASEYDIGIYFEANGHGTILFSDTVLSWLEDRNSELSSACTGSEKHKAALRLLAVSKLINQAVGDALSGLLLVEAILLHTGWSIQKWNELYKDLPSRQLTVKVVDRTAVVTAKAETVVVQPAGIQEAIDTATAKYRHGRCFIRPSGTEDVIRVYAEAATQEETDSLANSVAKLVDQFLGFGSSQ; this is encoded by the exons ATGAACCAAGAACAAAGCTCCCTTGTTCTACAATCTTCCTCCAACTTCTCACCACCCGAAG GGGTGAAGTTATCGTATGGAACAGCAGGGTTCAGAGCAGATGCAACCCTGCTAAAATCAACGGTGTACAGGGTTGGAATCTTGGCTGCTTTAAGATCAATCCAAACCAAATCTGTGATTGGATTGATGATCACAGCTTCCCATAATCAAGTGTCTGATAATGGCATCAAAATTGCTGACCCAAATGGTGGAATGTTGTCTCAGCTTTGGGAACCCTTTGCTGATTCCCTTGCCAATGTTGCTGATCCCTTTGAACTTGTTCAG CTTATTAGTGATTTTGTGAGTAAGGAGATCATCCCGCTTGATAATGTCCGTTCAGCAGAGATCTTGCTGGGAAGAGATACTCGTCCCAGTGGAGAATATCTCCTTGAAGCTGCAAAGCAA GGTATCAGCTCAATAAAAGGTGCGATCTACCATGATATGGGAATTTTAACCACCCCACAATTACATTGGATGGTCCGTGCTAGGAATATGGGTATGAATTCAACTGAGCATGATTACTTTCAGCAACTCTCACAGTCCTACAG GTGCTTAGTTGAATTGATCCCAGATGGGAAAAAGGCGAGCAAATCAAATGATAAAGTCGTAGTTGATGGGGCTAATGGTGTAGGAGGTGATAAGCTTGAAGTTTTGAGGGAGTTGTGTGGTGATCTATCAATAGAAGTAAGAAATTCCAGCAAAGGAGAAGGTGTTCTGAACAAAGGAGTTGGAGCTGATTTTGTGCAGAAAGAGAAGGTTGTGCCGTCTGGGTTTGGCCCTATTGATGTTGGACTGAG GTGTGCGAGTTTTGATGGGGATGCGGATAGGCTTGTATATTTTCTTGTGCAACCAGACAGTAAATTAATTGACCTTGTTGATGGGGACAAGATACTATCGTTGTTTGCTCATTTTATTAAAGAGCAATTAGATGTTCTCAAAGACAATGAACTTGAAAAACCATGTGATCCTTATCATCCACGTCTAGGCATAGTGCAAACAGCCTATGCTAATGGGGCATCAACCGCATACCTAAAAAACTTGGGATTGGATGTTGTCTTAACTCCGACTGGAGTGAAATATTTACATGAAAAAGCTTCTGAATATGACATTGGTATATACTTTGAAGCAAATGGCCATGGCACCATATTGTTTTCTGATACTGTACTATCTTGGTTGGAGGATAGAAATAGCGAGCTCTCTTCTGCTTGTACAG GCTCGGAAAAGCACAAGGCCGCGTTGAGATTATTAGCTGTCAGTAAATTGATCAATCAGGCTGTTGGTGATGCTTTGAGTGGATTGCTATTGGTGGAAGCCATCTTACTGCATACAGGATGGTCAATTCAGAAATGGAATGAACTCTACAAAGATCTACCTAGCAGACAGCTTACG GTTAAGGTAGTCGACAGAACAGCAGTTGTTACTGCAAAGGCTGAGACTGTAGTTGTGCAGCCTGCTGGCATCCAAGAAGCAATTGACACTGCAACTG CAAAGTATCGTCATGGACGATGTTTTATCCGGCCATCGGGTACAGAGGACGTCATTCGGGTCTATGCAGAAGCTGCCACTCAAGAAGAGACAGATAGTCTAGCTAATTCAGTAGCAAAGCTTGTAGATCAGTTCCTTGGATTTGGCAGCTCACAATGA